The Methanobacteriaceae archaeon DNA window TATTTTAATAAAATTTTATTGATTTCACTTACCACAAATACAAGACACAATTTAATTTAATTAAATAAATGTTTAAAACCTATATAAATTTAATTATTGGATTAATAATCATTTATATAATCTATCTTAATAATATGATTAAAATAATATTAATTAATATATTAAATCTCTAGGATTTAAGGAACACATAATATTTATATGTTTTTCACTAATCCCCCTATCCATCATAGACTTAATAAAAAATTTAAATCCAATAGTCGGTGTTAAGTTATGTTTTTGGCCAAAGTCCGTGGCCAGGATACATTTTTTGGGTCCTATATAATCAATTGTCTCAGCAATAATATCTGGATTCAAATTATCATGCAAGGGCATACATGCTACAAAGCAATGTTCTAAAAAAGCATATTTTGCCATTTCTTTTTGTTCTTCCATAGTAGCCCCAACTACCCCAGTTAACGGATGATTAATCAATATGCGTTTCACACCACATGATTTAGCACCATCAATAAGTTCAAGTATTTCTAAGGGGTTTAAATGGCCCGTGCCCAGCACCATATCGTTTTGAGCAATTATATTTAAAATAGATTCTATTGATTCATTGCAATCTGGATTAAAAATTTTAAAATTAGATTTTTCTGAAGGAGAAGAAATATTATTATTATTATTATTATTATTATTATTATTATATTTTAAATCATTTACCATTTCCATTAATGATATAGTTGGAAACCATACGAATTTACCACCCATATGAGCAGCCACATCAACCGCGTCCGGATTGAAGCCACCTAAACTTTTATTAAGACATATCCCTCCGAAAACATCGATATTAATTGAATTTTCGGCAATTAAGGCCCTTCCGGAAGTTGATTCAACATGGCACTTTATAACTATTGCATCCATACCTTCCGCTTTTGCTTGATAGGCCACCTCCAGGTCATTTAGTATGCGGGGTTTAATATCTGGAGAAGTATGGATATGCGTGTCAATGAATCCTTTAAGACTTATTGAATCATTTATTTTGGATATTTTCTCTTGAATTAGAGATGTTTTTTCTAATTTCTTCATATAAATTAGTACCTTTAGAATCCATAGCAACTACCAACGGGCCAAATTTTTCCACTTCTAGTTCCCATATCGCCTCTGGAACTCCCAGATCTAGCCAAAAAACATTTTTTATTTTTTTTATGGCATTAACATAAAGAGCAGCACATCCACCTACTGCTGCTAAATAAACCGCTTTATTTCGAATTAATGCCTTAGAAGTATTTTCATCCATACCACCTTTTCCAACTATGGCCTTTACACCCATATCAATAACCTCAGATTGGAAAGGATTCATCCTGGTACTGGTAGTAGGGCCAACCGCGATCATTTTAGCATTAGGCATATCTAAATCATTATCTGATTTTTCGAGGGTATCATTCATTTTTATTATAGGTCCTGCATGAAATATCACAGAGCCCTCTAAATCATAAGGAGCACCCACTTGAATTATGCGATTATGTGCTCTATCCCGGGCAGTAAAAATAGTTCCCGATAAATAAACAACATCACCTGCTTTTAAATCATCTATTATTTCTTTAGATAAAGGAGTATCAAGTATAGTTTCCATTTTATAAGTCTCCAAGGTATTAAGTTAAAATTGACAATATTTAAAGTTGATAAGTATAATCTATCTTTAATCATTAAAAGATATAATAATAGCTTTAACTACTTATTATAATATTTATTATAATAAATTTATCTTGAATAATACAATAAAAATATACTAATTTAAATTAGCTTAATTCCATCAATTAATATTAATTAGCTGAATAAAGTTAATTTCCCACTTAAATTTGAAATAAATCAAATATAAGAATTAATTAAGTATATCTTAATAAGTATAGAATAATAATAGTTATATAAAAAAATTTAATTAACTAAACAATTAATTTTTAATATCTTAAATATTAATTAAGAAAATCAATAAATATACTTATAATTTCAATTAATATACGTTTCAGAAATAATAATAATAATAATTATAAGATTTACTAATTAAATAAAGAAAAAATTATTGATAATAACGATTTTATTATAATTTTAGTTTTAATAAGAGGTTAAATAAATGTCCAGTACAAACAATGTGATGGGTCTCTCTAAATTCATCATGACACTGCCCCAAACAAAAATTTCACTATTTACAATGGTATTTCTAAGTTTTATCGTTGGTTCTATTAGTTTTTTTATTGATCCCACCCCTGGAAGCTTCAGCACAGATATATTATATGGTGGAACTGCAGGAGTTTTAATATTCGGCTTAAGTTCC harbors:
- a CDS encoding FumA C-terminus/TtdB family hydratase beta subunit, whose amino-acid sequence is METILDTPLSKEIIDDLKAGDVVYLSGTIFTARDRAHNRIIQVGAPYDLEGSVIFHAGPIIKMNDTLEKSDNDLDMPNAKMIAVGPTTSTRMNPFQSEVIDMGVKAIVGKGGMDENTSKALIRNKAVYLAAVGGCAALYVNAIKKIKNVFWLDLGVPEAIWELEVEKFGPLVVAMDSKGTNLYEEIRKNISNSRENIQNK
- a CDS encoding DUF6282 family protein, translating into MKKLEKTSLIQEKISKINDSISLKGFIDTHIHTSPDIKPRILNDLEVAYQAKAEGMDAIVIKCHVESTSGRALIAENSINIDVFGGICLNKSLGGFNPDAVDVAAHMGGKFVWFPTISLMEMVNDLKYNNNNNNNNNNNISSPSEKSNFKIFNPDCNESIESILNIIAQNDMVLGTGHLNPLEILELIDGAKSCGVKRILINHPLTGVVGATMEEQKEMAKYAFLEHCFVACMPLHDNLNPDIIAETIDYIGPKKCILATDFGQKHNLTPTIGFKFFIKSMMDRGISEKHINIMCSLNPRDLIY